Proteins found in one Anopheles aquasalis chromosome 3, idAnoAquaMG_Q_19, whole genome shotgun sequence genomic segment:
- the LOC126576103 gene encoding tyrosine-protein kinase receptor, whose protein sequence is MIEKGARWNKTSTKKQTVTMKVTKNCCTTTMCEMAGKGRRSSRLSVRRRSSLVMVAVALLHLLEQPPEVAGQRPLGNSTYGAPLNSTGVINAVHPVLTTSTTSTTEQPPVRTASPAFVPGQHEEDSFDEYDSVDMEDHDQLEELDHDHDDELHRHPLYHHHYHHHQQQPSYPGAVMPGHGEQQNSGAARSGGNEAGSIGSRQASNRLINPYFPTPASPPGSSKTTDTQPGNAHRGWFDPALPHQGGVGARTQFEQQPNRGRFAAPAHLVPGDPLYPALAQGVAKTTEPQSQGGFSVVRQRGRKKTSLNQIAAELHKKKTQTNMNGLDSGIGESMSFGSAQETTGRRKQTVGGGVPGSGRQTSLSGKLNSRGLSNGVLKQAPGTIGPVSSNVNNDDPLNALRKINKDAKNRYTGTIPEQHSDVTEILGMWCNFETECAWTWDESDPNGFQVVTGANLTESNHTGLMPGPTSDTLSSTTSHFLHLRLTPDSQPHILTSPIFGATRENCYLSVLTHQSAMHYGSIRIVIETTGNGQESSWVPAEIMGNDLRKWQMNDFRIDRISKDFRVLFEVVPNKLGGQPRGHVSIDNLKMVNCFPDSVSASNCSYSQVQCMANRAPVCIKTPKICDITVDCDESEDEAMNCDKIPFGGRCDFETGWCGWQNYGNVILSWARHSGPTPTEKTGPDMDHTHDNENVTGYYMFVNMNQHANDSEKKSLVGLASNAIMNSVVFNPPPMVHTNASSPYRNSCVVRFYVHQYGMNAGSINLSSVEIREKENFTTTLWWSSKNLGEDWVRIEVVLPNITTKYYLQFEARMGMRIFSDVAIDDFSLSPECFGLNIPAEHLQGYNYWDPRIGGVKQPHKDFVGKSYLELNTCGAKGQQGPTPTDCLGSYNNTEAFSAVHVIDSHPFKGIQAWKVPNEGYYTIIAKGAGGGLGSGGVGSSRGAMVLSVLELHKDEEIYILVGQSGEHACIKSMGYRDESCELRNKQLNADTTWMHSKTQQVKNTIIEEGAGGGGGGTYVFLLNSANTAVPLLVAGGGGGLGVGRYLDEDVQHGKKYLSHKKDVSGSAHGDQTRRAGPGGGWRAQADMGLDPRYGASLLEGGRGGIPCYTPRGSHGQGGFGGGGGGCDTGGGGGGYSGGDTMINSTNGEGGSSFLASKRNVPELSMEYSGANSGHGAVLIIPAIQGCGCDYRCVALDEYRATVGCICPDGWALKPDNYTACELPTETVEMQYLIAFFVAIVVVLCLALGSLIFILYNRYQRKRQAALRHKMLLEQDLQLSRLRSTADDSALTNFNPNYGCDGILNGNVDVKSLPQVARESLRLVKALGQGAFGEVYQGLYRHRDGDAVEMPVAVKTLPEMSTGQAESDFLMEAAIMAKFNHPNIVHLIGVCFDRHPRFIVLELLAGGDLKNFLREGRNKPERPSPLTMKDLIFCALDVAKGCRYMESKRFIHRDIAARNCLLSSKGPGRVVKIADFGMARDIYRSDYYRKGGKAMLPIKWMPPEAFLDGIFTSKTDVWSFGVLLWEVFSLGLMPYTGLPNRDVMQLVTGGGRLDAPQGCPMAVYRIMADCWNPTPEERPTFSNLLERLTTCTQDPEVMNAPLPSFFRPPSNERDTTIMRPPGNDDFCLQVPNSSDYLIPLPGPRSVAERLLSEATGVTIPDSLLTCTPPKTASPRMLNGTIVTGNHTGPPLPPQQGQIMNADNGTCWETSFIRQHPGGQVCSVASTVALPPPPVPGMTDSMGPGCAGTAQGVCDSLPTAISQLPPVMPEVADKLISLDTPQQTPTAIQPPISFGNPIVEPSLPNGLPPGANGLSNGNTGHNGHGPTAMESPIETAKLLSSIPPPITLDPAALSMQQNHVGGTSYANIRMMNSANGNGVNNGNSSSATNGHNNHNNHNNNNHVDHGVLMDKLAYSNGPTCNGGTVGSGNGGGGGNGAAVIGHNSNGHHGHHTGGNGGGANGIDKSSTIGGQDPSRTAAPFTIQTFSERYISPENHSEISC, encoded by the exons ATGATAGAGAAGGGTGCCAGGTGGAACAAGACGTCCACCAAAAAACAGACAGTGACAATGAAAGTGACAAAAAACTGTTGCACGACCACGATGTGTGAGATGgccgggaagggaaggaggagtAGTAGACTGAGTGTTCGGCGAAGATCCTCTCttgtgatggtggcggtggcattgCTGCATCTGCTCGAACAACCACCGGAAGTGGCCGGTCAGCGACCACTCGGTAACAGTACGTACGGTGCACCGCTCAACTCGACCGGCGTCATCAACGCCGTCCATCCGGTGCTGACGACGAGCACTACGTCAACGACGGAACAACCGCCGGTACGGACAGCTTCACCGGCGTTCGTGCCCGGTCAGCATGAGGAGGATTCGTTCGATGAGTACGACAGTGTGGACATGGAAGATCATGATCAGCTGGAAGagctcgatcacgatcacgatgatgagCTGCATCGCCATCCGCTTtatcaccatcattatcatcaccatcaacagcaaccgtcGTATCCGGGTGCAGTGATGCCTGGCCACGGTGAGCAACAGAACTCTGGCGCTGCCCGCAGTGGTGGCAATGAGGCTGGTTCGATCGGATCACGCCAAGCGAGCAATCGGCTCATTAATCCGTACTTCCCAACACCGGCCTCACCACCGGGCAGCTCGAAAACGACGGATACGCAACCGGGCAATGCACACCGTGGTTGGTTCGATCCGGCCCTGCCACACCAGGGTGGTGTCGGTGCGAGAACGCAGTTCgaacagcaaccgaaccgagggcgCTTCGCAGCACCAGCCCACCTCGTACCCGGTGATCCGCTGTATCCGGCGTTGGCACAAGGTGTCGCAAAAACGACGGAACCTCAGTCCCAGGGAGGATTCAGTGTGGTTCGGCAACGGGGGCGCAAAAAGACGTCGCTGAATCAAATCGCTGCCGAGTTGCACAAGAAAAAGACGCAAACCAACATGAATGGACTGGATTCGGGTATTGGTGAGTCGATGTCGTTCGGATCCGCACAAGAGACGACCGGAAGACGCAAGCagaccgtcggtggtggtgtgccagGGAGTGGCAGGCAGACCAGTCTATCGGGGAAGCTGAATAGTCGTGGGTTAAGTAATGGTGTTCTGAAGCAAGCACCAGGAACTATCGGTCCGGTGAGTTCCAACGTCAACAATGATGATCCGCTGAATGCGCTGCGGAAGATCAACAAGGATGCAAAAAAT CGCTACACGGGCACGATACCGGAACAGCACTCCGACGTGACCGAGATACTCGGTATGTGGTGCAACTTCGAGACGGAGTGTGCCTGGACGTGGGACGAAAGCGACCCCAACGGATTCCAGGTGGTGACCGGTGCGAATCTAACCGAATCGAACCACACCGGCCTGATGCCTGGGCCAACTTCCGACACTctgtccagcaccaccagtcaTTTCCTCCATCTTCGCCTAACACCAGACAGCCAACCACACATCCTGACCTCACCGATCTTTGGAGCGACACGCGAAAACTGCTACCTATCGGTGCTAACCCACCAGAGTGCCATGCACTACGGCAGCATCCGGATCGTAATCGAAACGACCGGCAATGGGCAGGAATCGAGCTGGGTACCGGCCGAGATAATGGGCAACGATCTGCGCAAGTGGCAGATGAACGATTTCCGGATCGATCGCATCTCGAAGGACTTCCGGGTGCTGTTCGAGGTCGTGCCGAACAAGCTCGGTGGGCAACCGCGCGGTCACGTCAGCATCGATAACCTGAAGATGGTCAACTGTTTCCCGGACTCGGTCAGCGCGAGCAATTGCAGCTACTCGCAGGTTCAGTGTATGGCAAACCGGGCACCGGTTTGCATTAAAACACCGAAAATCTGCGACATCACGGTGGACTGTGATGAGAGTGAGGATGAGGCGATGAATTGTG ACAAAATACCCTTCGGTGGACGGTGTGACTTTGAGACGGGTTGGTGTGGTTGGCAGAATTATGGCAACGTGATACTGTCCTGGGCTCGGCACTCGGGTCCAACACCGACGGAAAAAACGGGCCCCGATATGGACCATACGCACGATAATGAGAACGTTACCGGGTACTACATGTTCGTCAACATGAACCAGCATGCGAACGATAGTGAGAAGAAATCGCTGGTTGGACTGGCCAGCAATGCTATCATGAACAGTGTCGTCTTCAATCCACCGCCGATGGTGCACACGAACGCTAGCTCACCGTATCGCAACTCCTGTGTG GTCCGCTTCTACGTCCATCAGTATGGCATGAACGCGGGCAGCATCAATCTATCGAGCGTCGAGatccgagagaaagagaacttCACGACGACGCTCTGGTGGAGCTCGAAAAATCTCGGTGAAGACTGGGTCCGTATCGAGGTGGTACTTCCGAACATCACCACCAAGTACTATCTGCAGTTCGAGGCACGGATGGGCATGCGGATCTTCTCCGACGTGGCCATCGATGACTTTTCGCTCAGTCCCGAGTGCTTCGGGTTAAACATTCCGGCCGAACATCTACAGGGTTACAACTACTGGGACCCGCGTATCGGTGGCGTTAAGCAACCGCACAAAGATTTTGTCGGCAAATCAT ATCTGGAACTCAACACTTGTGGCGCCAAGGGCCAACAAGGGCCAACTCCTACGGATTGTCTGGGATCGTATAACAATACGGAAGCGTTCAGTGCCGTGCACGTGATCGATAGTCACCCGTTCAAGGGAATTCAAGCGTGGAAGGTCCCAAACGAAGGATACTACAC CATCATTGCCAAAGGGGCTGGCGGAGGGCTTGGATCCGGTGGTGTAGGTTCATCCCGTGgcgccatggtactgagtgtGCTGGAGCTACACAAAGACGAAGAGATCTACATTCTGGTGGGGCAGAGTGGCGAACATGCGTGCATCAAATCGATGGGCTATCGAGATGAATCGTGCGAACTGCGCAACAAGCAACTCAACGCGGACACCACGTGGATGCACTCGAAAACGCAGCAGGTCAAGAATACGATCATCGAGGaaggtgccggtggtggtggcggtgggacGTACGTGTTTCTG CTGAACTCAGCCAATACGGCGGTTCCGTtgttggtggccggtggtggtggaggactTGGCGTTGGCCGATACCTGGACGAGGATGTGCAGCATGGAAAGAAGTATTTGTCGCACAAGAAGGACGTATCCGGATCGGCCCACGGTGATCAGACACGCCGTGCTgggcctggtggtggctggagaGCACAGGCGGACATGGGACTCGATCCACGGTACGGTGCGTCACTGTTGGAAGGTGGCCGCGGTGGTATCCCGTGCTATACGCCCCGTGGTAGCCACGGGCAgggtggtttcggtggaggaggtggtggttgcgatacgggaggcggtggtggaggatatTCGGGTGGTGATACGATGATCAACTCGACCAACGGTGAAGGCGGTTCGTCGTTCTTGGCCTCCAAGCGCAACGTTCCTGAATTGTCGATGGAGTACTCCGGGGCAAacagtggccacggtgcggtgtTGATTATACCCGCGATACAGGGTTGTGGATGTGATTATCGTTGTGTGGCCCTCGATGAGTACCGGGCGACCGTCGGATGTATCTGTCCGGATGGTTGGGCCCTCAAACCGGACAACTATACTGCGTGCGAAT TGCCCACGGAAACGGTCGAGATGCAGTACCTGATAGCGTTCTTTGTCGCGATCGTGGTCGTCCTTTGTCTTGCCCTCGGCAGTCTTATCTTCATTCTTT ATAATCGGTATCAACGTAAGCGCCAGGCGGCCCTACGCCAcaagatgctgctggagcaggatCTGCAGCTGAGCCGGCTGCGCAGTACCGCCGACGATTCGGCGCTGACCAACTTCAATCCGAACTATGGTTGTGATGGCATCCTGAACGGTAACGTCGATGTCAAGAGCCTGCCACAGGTGGCACGCGAGAGCCTGCGTCTAGTGAA AGCCCTGGGACAGGGTGCCTTCGGTGAGGTATACCAAGGCCTGTACCGCCACCGGGACGGTGATGCGGTCGAGATGCCGGTGGCCGTAAAGACGCTCCCCGAAATGTCCACCGGCCAGGCCGAATCGGACTTCCTGATGGAGGCTGCCATTATGGCGAAGTTTAATCACCCGAACATTGTCCATCTGATCGGTGTCTGCTTCGACCGGCATCCGAG GTTCATCGTACTGGAACTGTTGGCCGGTGGTGATCTGAAAAATTTCCTCCGAGAAGGACGCAATAAACCG GAACGCCCCTCACCGCTAACGATGAAGGATCTGATCTTTTGCGCCCTGGACGTGGCCAAGGGTTGCCGGTACATGGAGAGCAAACGGTTCATCCACCGGGACATTGCCGCGCGCAACTGCCTGCTAAGCAGCAAAGGACCGGGCCGGGTGGTCAAGATTGCTGACTTTGGTATGGCACGGGACATTTACCGGTCGGATTACTACCGGAAAGGTGGCAAAGCGATGCTACCGATCAAATGGATGCCACCGGAAGCGTTCCTCGATGGGATTTTCACCTCGAAAACGGACGTCTGGTCATTCGGGGTGCTCCTGTGGGAGGTGTTTAGCCTGGGGTTGATGCCCTACACCGGCCTGCCGAACCGTGACGTCATGCAGCTTGTGACGGGCGGTGGACGGCTGGATGCCCCGCAGGGTTGCCCGATGGCCGTGTACCGCATCATGGCGGACTGTTGGAATCCAACGCCCGAAGAGCGACCGACGTTCTCGAATCTGCTCGAACGGCTCACGACCTGCACGCAGGATCCGGAGGTGATGAACGCCCCGTTACCGAGCTTCTTCCGGCCACCGTCGAACGAGCGGGACACGACGATCATGCGTCCACCCGGGAACGATGATTTCTGTCTTCAGGTGCCGAATTCCTCCGACTATCTGATCCCACTGCCCGGTCCTCGGTCCGTTGCGGAGCGGTTACTGAGCGAGGCGACCGGTGTCACCATCCCAGACTCCCTGCTAACCTGTACCCCACCCAAGACGGCCTCACCGAGGATGCTTAACGGTACGATCGTCACCGGGAACCACACTggaccaccattaccaccccAGCAGGGTCAGATAATGAACGCCGACAACGGGACCTGCTGGGAAACGTCCTTCATCCGGCAGCACCCCGGAGGGCAGGTGTGTTCCGTGGCTTCTACCGTGGcccttccaccgccaccagtgcCAGGAATGACGGATTCCATGGGCCCTGGATGCGCCGGAACGGCCCAAGGGGTGTGCGATTCGTTACCGACGGCCATCTCTCAGCTTCCTCCCGTAATGCCCGAGGTAGCCGATAAGCTGATCTCACTCGATACCCCCCAACAAACGCCGACCGCAATACAACCGCCAATCTCGTTCGGTAATCCGATCGTTGAACCATCACTCCCGAACGGACTGCCACCGGGTGCCAATGGACTTTCGAATGGGAATACGGGACACAATGGGCACGGGCCGACGGCGATGGAGTCACCGATCGAAACCGCGAAACTGCTCAGCAGCataccaccaccgatcacACTCGATCCGGCCGCACTCAGTATGCAGCAGAACCACGTCGGTGGAACATCGTACGCCAACATCCGCATGATGAACAGTGCCAATGGGAATGGTGTGAAcaatggcaacagcagcagcgccaccaatggccacaacaaccacaacaaccataacaacaacaatcatgtGGATCATGGCGTCCTGATGGATAAGCTGGCGTACAGCAACGGACCGACGTGTAACGGGGGCACTGTGGGCagcggtaatggtggtggtggtggtaatggggCTGCTGTCATTGGCCACAACTCGAACGGCCACCACGGCCATCATaccggtggcaatggtggtggtgcgaatgGAATTGACAAAAGCtcgacgatcggtggccagGATCCGTCCCGGACGGCGGCACCCTTTACGATCCAGACGTTCAGCGAGCGGTACATCAGCCCCGAGAACCACTCGGAGATCAGCTGTTAA